In bacterium, one DNA window encodes the following:
- a CDS encoding carboxypeptidase-like regulatory domain-containing protein: MKKLSVFLLIFSIILSSVSPAYSWPWSKSPKPVPPKTAAIQGRVTDSLTNQAISGAAVQAGSYRANTNANGRYVIKNINVWFWGRIYRVTASAKGYYSVSRWIYARAGRTYTLNFGLRPKKPLILVNITSPEDSSYIRGTSLDVSVSWQGRAG; this comes from the coding sequence ATGAAAAAACTTTCAGTATTCTTACTCATATTTTCAATAATTCTGAGCAGTGTTAGTCCAGCATACAGTTGGCCATGGTCAAAAAGTCCCAAACCAGTTCCGCCAAAAACAGCAGCGATTCAGGGCAGGGTAACAGATTCTCTAACAAATCAAGCCATATCAGGTGCGGCAGTCCAAGCAGGCAGTTACAGAGCCAATACAAATGCAAATGGGAGGTATGTAATAAAAAATATTAATGTATGGTTCTGGGGAAGGATATACAGAGTAACTGCATCAGCAAAAGGATATTACTCAGTTTCCAGATGGATATATGCAAGAGCAGGAAGAACATACACATTAAACTTCGGATTAAGACCTAAAAAGCCGCTAATATTAGTCAATATAACCTCGCCTGAAGATAGTTCATATATAAGAGGAACAAGTTTAGACGTATCAGTATCATGGCAGGGCAGAGCAGGAAT
- the ppdK gene encoding pyruvate, phosphate dikinase — protein MGKYVYFFGDGKAEGNTGMKNLLGGKGANLAEMSNLSIPVPPGFTISTEMCDIYYKNNRNYPSELESQMKDAMSKVEGIMGAKFGNSKNPLLVSVRSGARVSMPGMMDTILNLGLNDTTIEGLVVKSGNGRFAWDAYRRFVQMYGDVVLGMKPEKKEDEDPFEVIIEKKKKEKNVHFDTELDEDDLKDLVARFKAMVKEKKGMNFPEDPWNQLWGAIDAVFGSWNTERAIKYRKINNIPGDWGTAVNVQVMVFGNMGDDSGTGVAFTRDPATGENKFYGEYLINAQGEDVVAGTRTPQPVNESTKTSSEQKTLQEVMPDAYKTLEGIYNKLESHYKDMQDIEFTIQKGKLWMLQTRTGKRTAMAAIRIAVEMIAEGLIDKKTAISRVEPAQLDQLLHPMFDPKTEKKVIAKGLPASPGAASGKVVFHADDAETLEGEKTILVRIETSPEDIGGMNAAQGILTARGGMTSHAAVVARGMGKCCVAGCGAIKINYQRQEFSVSNTTVKKGDWISLDGSTGEVMLGQVPTIQPELSGDFETLMEWVDEIRKLGVRTNADTPQDAEVARKFGAEGIGLCRTEHMFFEGDRIKAVREMILADDVSGREKALAKLLPMQRNDFIGIFKAMNGLPVTIRLLDPPLHEFLPHEEANQKEMAEEMGVSVEKVKSKIASLHEFNPMLGHRGCRLGVTYPEITRMQARAIFEAACILTKDKYKVIPEVMIPLIGTTGEFNNQKEIVDAVAKEVMAKYGVNVKYLVGTMIEIPRACIVAEKIAQKAEFFSFGTNDLTQMAFGYSRDDAGAFLSEYVEKGILKDDPFQVLDQEGVGQLVRMGIERGRNSRADLKIGICGEHGGEPESVKFCHRVGMNYVSCSPYRVPIARLAAAHAVLEEEKN, from the coding sequence ATGGGAAAGTACGTGTATTTTTTCGGAGATGGGAAGGCTGAAGGAAATACTGGGATGAAGAATCTTTTGGGCGGCAAAGGAGCAAATCTAGCTGAGATGAGTAATCTTAGCATACCTGTTCCTCCCGGATTTACTATTTCTACGGAGATGTGCGATATTTATTATAAGAATAATCGCAATTATCCTTCGGAACTCGAGTCGCAGATGAAGGATGCAATGAGTAAGGTTGAGGGAATAATGGGCGCTAAATTTGGTAATTCTAAAAATCCTCTGCTTGTATCAGTGCGTTCAGGTGCGCGTGTTTCAATGCCGGGAATGATGGATACAATACTCAATCTTGGCCTTAATGACACAACGATAGAGGGTCTTGTCGTCAAGTCAGGAAATGGCCGTTTTGCATGGGATGCATACAGACGCTTCGTCCAGATGTATGGAGACGTTGTTCTTGGAATGAAGCCAGAGAAGAAAGAGGATGAAGATCCATTTGAGGTAATAATTGAAAAGAAAAAGAAAGAGAAAAATGTTCATTTTGATACTGAGCTTGACGAAGACGACCTAAAGGATCTGGTAGCAAGGTTTAAGGCAATGGTTAAAGAGAAGAAAGGCATGAATTTTCCTGAGGATCCGTGGAATCAGTTATGGGGGGCTATAGATGCCGTTTTTGGCTCATGGAATACTGAAAGGGCAATAAAATACAGGAAAATAAATAATATTCCCGGGGACTGGGGCACAGCGGTCAATGTACAGGTAATGGTGTTTGGTAATATGGGTGATGATTCAGGAACAGGTGTTGCTTTTACAAGAGATCCTGCAACAGGGGAAAACAAGTTTTACGGAGAGTATCTAATAAATGCGCAAGGTGAAGACGTTGTTGCTGGTACCAGGACTCCACAGCCTGTAAACGAATCGACAAAAACATCTTCAGAACAAAAGACGCTTCAAGAAGTGATGCCGGACGCATACAAGACATTGGAGGGTATTTACAATAAGCTGGAATCTCACTATAAGGATATGCAGGATATTGAATTTACCATCCAGAAGGGTAAGTTATGGATGCTTCAGACAAGAACAGGAAAAAGAACGGCAATGGCAGCAATAAGGATTGCTGTTGAAATGATTGCGGAGGGGTTGATTGATAAAAAGACAGCAATTAGTAGAGTTGAGCCTGCACAATTGGATCAGCTTCTTCATCCAATGTTTGACCCTAAAACAGAGAAAAAGGTCATTGCAAAAGGATTGCCTGCCTCTCCGGGAGCTGCTAGTGGAAAAGTTGTTTTCCATGCTGATGATGCAGAAACTCTAGAGGGAGAGAAAACAATACTTGTTCGTATTGAGACATCTCCTGAAGATATTGGAGGGATGAATGCAGCACAGGGTATATTAACTGCCAGGGGAGGCATGACTTCTCATGCAGCAGTAGTTGCTCGTGGTATGGGGAAATGTTGTGTAGCTGGTTGCGGTGCAATTAAGATAAACTATCAAAGGCAGGAGTTTTCTGTAAGCAACACTACCGTTAAAAAAGGAGATTGGATTTCTCTTGATGGTTCAACAGGAGAGGTTATGCTTGGTCAGGTTCCAACAATTCAACCCGAGCTTTCAGGAGACTTTGAGACATTAATGGAATGGGTTGATGAGATCAGAAAACTTGGGGTAAGAACTAATGCTGACACTCCTCAAGATGCTGAAGTGGCACGAAAGTTCGGGGCAGAAGGCATCGGTCTATGCAGGACCGAGCACATGTTCTTTGAAGGAGACAGGATTAAGGCTGTCCGGGAGATGATACTTGCAGATGATGTAAGCGGCAGGGAAAAGGCGCTTGCAAAACTTCTTCCAATGCAGAGGAATGATTTTATAGGTATATTTAAGGCAATGAATGGATTGCCGGTTACAATAAGATTACTCGACCCGCCTCTCCATGAATTTTTGCCTCATGAAGAAGCAAATCAAAAAGAGATGGCTGAAGAGATGGGTGTGTCTGTGGAAAAGGTAAAGAGTAAAATCGCTTCACTTCACGAATTCAATCCAATGCTTGGTCATAGAGGTTGCCGTCTTGGTGTAACATATCCGGAGATAACCCGGATGCAGGCAAGAGCCATTTTTGAAGCCGCATGTATTCTTACTAAAGATAAATATAAAGTTATTCCTGAAGTGATGATTCCTCTCATAGGAACAACAGGTGAATTTAACAATCAGAAGGAAATTGTGGACGCAGTTGCAAAAGAGGTTATGGCGAAGTACGGCGTAAACGTAAAGTATTTAGTAGGGACAATGATAGAGATTCCAAGAGCTTGTATTGTTGCAGAGAAAATTGCTCAGAAAGCGGAATTTTTCTCCTTTGGGACGAATGACCTGACACAGATGGCATTTGGCTATAGCCGCGATGACGCCGGTGCATTTCTTAGCGAATATGTGGAAAAGGGGATTCTCAAAGATGATCCGTTTCAGGTACTGGATCAGGAAGGAGTTGGACAGCTTGTTAGAATGGGTATTGAAAGAGGAAGAAACTCGAGAGCTGATTTAAAGATCGGCATATGTGGTGAACATGGCGGAGAACCAGAATCTGTGAAATTCTGCCATCGTGTAGGCATGAATTATGTTAGCTGCTCTCCATACAGAGTACCTATAGCGCGTCTTGCCGCAGCACATGCGGTATTAGAAGAAGAGAAAAATTGA
- the murA gene encoding UDP-N-acetylglucosamine 1-carboxyvinyltransferase, protein MRERLIIQGGKQLKGEISPAGNKNEALAILAASLLTEEAVRLKNVPDICDVRDMVEIMRDIGVDVKRVGEHEYLIKALSIKKMELNPELCSRIRGSFLFAAPILVRCGKVKLPKPGGDKIGRRRIDTHLLALEALGTSVSVGNDYKLEIGTGFHGADIFLDEASVMATENTIMAAAFAKGKTTIVNAASEPHVQGLCKFLNSLGAKISGVGSNILTIEGVKQLCGGEYLISSDHIETGSFIGLAAATHSELLIKNAPVEHMKMIFLVLEKLGISLEIDKRDIFIPVRKKMKVVTDIGGAIPKIDDSPWPGFPADLVSIALVIATQSEGTVLIFEKMFESRLYFVDELINMGAKIVLCDPHRAVIVGPSDLHGCEIVSPDIRAGMALLIAALCAKGKSTIHNIRQIDRGYERIDQRLCSLGADIVRV, encoded by the coding sequence ATGCGGGAAAGGCTGATTATACAAGGTGGAAAACAGCTGAAAGGAGAAATCTCTCCTGCCGGAAATAAGAATGAGGCGTTAGCAATACTGGCAGCATCTCTTCTGACGGAGGAGGCTGTCAGGCTCAAGAATGTACCGGATATTTGTGATGTTCGGGACATGGTTGAGATTATGCGTGATATTGGAGTAGATGTAAAAAGAGTAGGAGAGCATGAGTATTTAATTAAGGCATTATCTATAAAAAAGATGGAGTTAAATCCTGAGCTATGTTCTCGGATAAGAGGTTCATTCCTGTTTGCAGCGCCTATTCTGGTAAGATGCGGCAAGGTGAAATTGCCAAAGCCCGGAGGAGATAAAATAGGGCGGCGCAGAATTGACACACATCTGCTTGCTCTGGAGGCATTAGGTACTTCTGTTAGTGTTGGAAATGATTATAAGTTAGAAATCGGAACTGGTTTTCACGGCGCTGATATTTTTCTGGATGAGGCAAGTGTTATGGCAACGGAAAACACAATAATGGCAGCTGCGTTTGCCAAAGGGAAGACTACTATAGTTAATGCAGCTTCAGAGCCTCATGTGCAGGGTTTGTGTAAGTTCCTTAATTCTCTTGGCGCAAAAATATCCGGCGTAGGCAGCAACATCTTAACAATAGAAGGAGTGAAGCAGCTATGTGGCGGAGAGTATTTAATATCCTCAGATCACATTGAAACAGGTAGCTTTATAGGGCTTGCTGCAGCTACACATAGTGAATTATTAATAAAAAATGCGCCTGTAGAACATATGAAAATGATCTTCCTTGTCCTTGAAAAACTTGGAATAAGTTTAGAGATAGATAAAAGGGATATTTTTATTCCTGTTCGGAAAAAGATGAAAGTTGTTACAGATATTGGTGGAGCCATACCCAAGATAGATGATAGTCCATGGCCTGGATTTCCAGCAGATCTTGTAAGTATAGCGCTTGTTATCGCTACTCAGTCAGAAGGTACAGTTTTAATATTTGAAAAGATGTTTGAAAGCCGTCTCTACTTTGTTGATGAATTGATTAATATGGGAGCAAAGATTGTTTTGTGTGATCCTCACAGGGCAGTAATTGTGGGCCCTTCAGATTTACACGGATGTGAGATTGTAAGTCCTGATATTAGAGCTGGAATGGCACTCCTTATAGCAGCTCTATGCGCAAAGGGAAAAAGCACAATACATAATATCAGGCAGATAGACCGAGGATATGAAAGAATAGACCAAAGACTGTGTTCCTTGGGTGCGGATATTGTGAGGGTTTGA
- a CDS encoding AbrB/MazE/SpoVT family DNA-binding domain-containing protein: protein MQAVTVSPKFQVVIPRTVRDSMHLRPGQKMQIVEYDGRIELVPERDITELRGFLKGINTKFKREKDRV from the coding sequence ATGCAAGCAGTAACAGTATCACCTAAGTTTCAGGTAGTAATACCTCGTACCGTTCGTGATTCAATGCATCTTCGTCCTGGGCAAAAGATGCAGATTGTAGAATATGATGGAAGAATTGAATTAGTTCCTGAACGAGATATTACTGAACTTCGTGGATTTCTGAAAGGAATCAACACGAAATTCAAACGAGAAAAAGACAGAGTATGA
- a CDS encoding type II toxin-antitoxin system VapC family toxin — protein MNIVDSSGWLEYFANGSNAKRFMSVLKDTESLVVPVITIYEVFKVVLRERGENEALLAAAAMQHAPVVDLTAKLALSAAKLSLQHRLPMADCIILATAQLHDATIWTQDSDFKDIPGVKYFPKN, from the coding sequence ATGAACATCGTCGATTCTTCCGGCTGGCTGGAATACTTCGCGAATGGATCCAATGCCAAGCGTTTTATGTCTGTCCTCAAAGATACAGAATCGCTCGTGGTTCCCGTAATTACAATCTATGAGGTTTTTAAAGTAGTATTGCGGGAAAGAGGAGAAAACGAGGCATTGTTGGCGGCTGCCGCCATGCAACATGCTCCAGTTGTAGACTTAACTGCCAAACTGGCACTTTCTGCAGCAAAACTCAGTTTGCAGCACCGCTTACCAATGGCTGACTGCATTATTCTCGCTACTGCCCAACTTCACGACGCAACTATTTGGACCCAAGATTCTGATTTTAAAGACATACCTGGAGTAAAGTACTTTCCCAAGAACTAG